In a genomic window of Paramecium tetraurelia macronuclear, complete genome:
- a CDS encoding Protein kinase — protein sequence MQHLSYPPDKKIQNYQFSFRAKLGKGAYGTVYAGRNTFDNKIVALKVIDKKLLLTDYANQLIASEIEIMKKINDSHVVKLLDVLQSANNTYIITEYCNGGDLREFIKNRKYCIHTFRVIPEDEALKIMNDLLLGIKALLKIGIIHRDIKPANILIHDNQFKITDFGFAKQIDANLDTIMNSLVGTPLYMSPQILKRTKYSSKCDVWSLGLILYEMLYGMTPWHSQNLVELMNKLDSKPLSFPVHPQVSENTKKLIKGCLQINEEKRWSWEDLFNSVNINLKTIDNQQESPTSTVKEDTQISTQRENQNYNQSKYSIQMLRIKQRTESLCQQINKHNRSLSNTAFLTNDGAKRYENKTPINEKQKQITSYLDLKEKLKQTQGKVERERSNSQNSKFPTQRSELNNYLEKIHNVQQKLNSNNDSCRTPSALQSHSTNTSNKQNYDLDLVKVSEFQLDDNKGSDYFTMFRNPKTERVKRTNSLSGNFGYQQQHSPFQGKSSIQQLIKALSNQLELIPNHVNCKVEINTMVILHKDLINYTQNKQIYTNQDLRDLKQLVNNLISYLNSNSGEHSSKQSQVLLLLLLTYHKVLIFNIKNKSLNIDVCLIESIKKNIQIQQNQMNIESKLIREQIHQLM from the exons atgtaaCACCTCAGCTACCCTCCcgataaaaaaatttagaattatcaGTTCAGTTTCAGAGCCAAATTGGGCAAAGGTGCTTATGGCACTGTTTATGCAGGAAGAAACACCTTTGATA ACAAAATTGTTGCACTCAAAGTGATTGACAAAAAGTTACTACTTACCGATTACGccaatcaattaattgcctcagaaattgaaattatgaaGAAGATTAATGATTCGCATGTTGTTAAACTCCTCGATGTACTACAAAGTGCCAATAATACATACATCATAACTGAGTATTGCAATGGAGGAGACCTAAGGGAATTTATCAAGAATCGAAAGTACTGTATTCATACATTTAGAGTTATTCCAGAAGATGAAGCTCTCAAGATCATGAATGATTTGTTATTAGGAATCAAAGCTCTACTTAAAATTGGAATCATCCATAGAGACATCAAACCAGCCAACATTCTCATTCACGACAACCAATTCAAAATCACTGATTTCGGCTTTgccaaataaattgatgcCAATCTCGATACCATCATGAATTCCTTGGTTGGCACTCCATTGTACATGAGTCCTTAAATCTTAAAACGAACTAAATACTCTTCCAAGTGTGATGTTTGGTCACTAGGACTAATCCTATATGAGATGCTTTATGGCATGACTCCTTGGCATTCTCAAAACCTAGTcgaattaatgaataaattggattcaaaa cCCTTGTCTTTTCCAGTGCACCCATAAGTTTCAGAAAATACAAAGAAACTCATCAAAGGCTGTCTCCAGATCAATGAGGAGAAAAGATGGAGTTGGGAAGATCTATTCAATTCTGTTAACATCAATCTAAAAACAATTGACAATCAATAGGAGTCTCCCACTTCAACAGTGAAAGAGGATACTTAAATTTCAACTCAAagagaaaatcaaaattacaattaatcgAAATACTCCATACAGATgcttagaattaaataaagaactGAATCATTATGTTAATAAATCAACAAACATAATAGAAGTCTTAGTAATACCGCTTTTCTTACTAATGATGGAGCAAAAcgatatgaaaataaaacaccaatcaatgaaaaataaaaatagattactAGTTATTTGGATCTTAAAGAAAAACTAAAGCAAACTCAAGGGAAAGTAGAGAGAGAAAGAAGCAATTCTTAAAACTCCAAATTTCCCACTTAAAGATCAGAGCTAAACAATTATTTGGAAAAAATCCATAACGTTCAACAAAAacttaatagtaataatgaCTCATGCAGAACTCCAAGTGCTTTGTAATCACATTCTACAAATACTTcgaataaataaaactatgACTTAGATTTAGTGAAAGTCTCAGAATTCTAATTAGATGACAACAAAGGTTCTGATTATTTTACCATGTTTAGAAATCCAAAGACTGAAAGAGTTAAAAGAACTAATAGTTTAAGTGGAAACTTTGGCTATCAACAACAGCACTCTCCATTTTAAGGCAAATCTTCAATTCAATAACTAATAAAGGCTTTGAGTAATTAATTGGAACTTATTCCTAATCATGTGAATTGCAAAGTTGAGATAAATACTATGGTTATTTTACataaagatttaatcaattatactcaaaataaacaaatatataCAAACTAAGATTTAAGGGATCTCAAATAACTCGTAAATAATCTGATTtcctatttaaattctaattcagGAGAACACTCCAGCAAATAATCCTAAGTTTTGTTGTTACTGTTGCTTACTTATCACAAAGtcttaatattcaatatcaaaaataaatctttaaacATAGATGTATGTttaatagaatcaataaaaaagaacATCCAAATTTAGTAGAATTAGATGAATATTGagtcaaaattaataagagagtaaatacattaattaatgtga
- a CDS encoding Guanylate kinase — MTCDIISFIYYQYKINQRNQYIGLKNSRNACQNYSNINYKILMKAIYKFSTIKPLIVSGPSGVGKGSLVTRLLQNSQSFVYSVSLTTRKPRPNEQNGVNYHFVNKDVFEENIKNNEFLEVCEVHGNLYGTAKNQINDIIKQNKIPLIEIDVQGAEKINRQLNNQCVNIFILPPSISILRERLIGRKTETSDVVEKRIKNAETEIEKAKSFQFYHFIVNDNFETCYKELLEFVNKKYQNL, encoded by the exons ATGACTTGTGATATTATAAGCTTTATCTATTActaatacaaaattaatcaacGAAATCAATATATTGGGCTTAAGAATTCTCGAAATGCTTGCCAAAATTatagtaatattaattataaaatattaatgaaagcaatttataaattttccaCAATTAAACCTTTAATAGTTTCTGGCCCGAGTGGAGTTGGCAAA ggATCATTAGTCACCAGATTACTATAAAATAGCCAAAGCTTTGTTTACAGTGTGAGTCTGACTACTAGAAAACCAAGACCAAATGAGTAGAATGGCGTCAATTATCATTTTGTAAACAAAGATGTCTTTGaggaaaatatcaaaaataatgagTTTCTAGAGGTTTGTGAAGTTCATGGAAATCTATATGGCACTgctaaaaatcaaataaacgatatcattaaataaaataaaatacctCTTATAGAGATAGATGTTTAAGGAgctgaaaaaataaatagataattgaaTAACTAATGCGTAAACATATTTATACTACCACCATCTATCAGCATTCTTAGAGAAAGATTAATTGGAAGAAAAACTGAAACATCTGATGTTGTGGAGAAGAGAATCAAGAACGCAGAAactgaaattgaaaaagctaaatctttttaattttatcatttcattgttaatgataattttgaaacaTGTTATAAAGAGCTCCTTGAATTTGTAAacaaaaagtattaaaacctctga
- a CDS encoding Serine carboxypeptidase — MIFCILIYFAHAAINRKSLKELYNKYLAIDFDVESGSATGLLKEKNNMFYQLVYQKGFNEQTITKDNIFLIWLQGGPGCSSQSAFYELIGPFHIEKSDADFTIQKKDNSWNDFASILFIDQPFGTGFSQGDIQINSTLQASGYFVEFMVEFFKVHPEFQQAQTYLTGFSYTGHFAPLFSNSLLNSDIKFNYQGIIIGNGLQSMLYQTSSISSYLYVNGYISDEFKKITKKEEYLLQSMILKQQDKLAGSAFTSYFNKLENFAKTDVSNILLKQGEIRSNEWINFMSKYKDQFGITNTITQVCNQQVKQQMEPDFSFDLTKIIEDLLNKGTVLFYNGQMDASINPAGTQNWLSTFKSDQIYQWKSAQKSIFKSNGRTVGNFKKTEKFTMVTIYNAGHAAVFDQPQVLYEMINHHLNKDEYWN; from the exons atgattttttgcattcttatttattttgcaCATGCCGCTATCAATAGGAAATCTTTAAAAG AATTATATAACAAGTATTTAGCGATTGATTTTGATGTTGAAAGTGGATCAGCTACAGGATTgttaaaagaaaagaataatatgTTTTATCAATTAGTTTACTAAAAAGGGTTCAACGAGTAAACAATCACAAAAGACAACATATTCTTGATTTGGCTTTAAGGAGGTCCTGGTTGTTCATCATAAAGTGCATTTTATGAATTGATTGGTCCATTCCATATTGAAAAATCTGATGCTGACTttacaattcaaaaaaagGATAATAGTTGGAATGATTTTgcttcaattttattcattgatCAACCCTTTGGAACTGGATTTAGCTAAGgagatatataaattaattcaacatTACAAGCTTCAGGTTATTTTGTAGAATTTATGGTTGAATTTTTCAAGGTTCATCCCGAATTCTAATAAGCATAGACTTACCTTACTGGATTCAGTTACACAGGTCACTTTGCTCCTCTATTTTCCAATAGTTTACTTAATAGTGACATCAAGTTCAATTATTAAGGAATTATAATTGGAAATGGATTATAAAGTATGTTATATTAAACTTCATCAATATCTTCATACTTATATGTGAATGGGTATATAAGCGatgaatttaagaaaattacaaagaaagaagaatatCTATTATAATCGATGATATTAAAGTAGTAGGATAAATTAGCTGGATCAGCATTTACATcttactttaataaattagagaattttGCAAAAACTGATGTATCAAATATCTTACTAAAACAAGGAGAAATAAGATCAAATGAGtggattaattttatgagtaaatataaagattagTTTGGAATTACAAACACTATTACTTAagtttgtaattaataagtaaaataGCAGATGGAACCTGATTTCTCTTTTGATTTGaccaaaattattgaagacTTACTAAACAAAGGAACAGTCCTTTTCTATAATGGTTAGATGGACGCAAGCATAAATCCAGCCGGAACACAAAATTGGTTATCAACCTTTAAGtcagattaaatttattaatggaaATCAGcataaaaatctatttttaaaagtaatGGAAGAACAGTCGGcaatttcaaaaaaacaGAGAAGTTTACTATGGTAACAATATACAATGCAGGCCATGCTGCTGTTTTTGATTAACCATAAGTCCTATATGAAATGATTAATCATCATCTTAATAAAGATGAATATTGGAATTGA
- a CDS encoding Protein required for meiotic chromosome segregation-like transmembrane protein, with protein MYKITQTQLLEWVKDGNAQTLAVYFRENLAGNQQGLQHFFKMIDNQKRNVVHWAAYFGQLELVENWLQSYSQYIDLNKTDMHHYTPLELASIKGFMKEQDSLIQFSLIKLLIENKAVVRLDNPYQRATPLHWAYYYGNTELIKFLLSNYPDLQYQFDQFGMYPVDYLFLENRPQEYQRNYKGIFIATVVEYAQTVYNHQFKNLRNLNTQMTMTLRSQSLKSQGNDSRDRLQLKEPANEIDSESEERTQNYLHAGLTTMTLMSKVRQTCTMSQKRDSLTSRLSQQFKQIKERMTKLPNKNIPNEIPFDDSQQELNEPEAEKIPTVKIMQPTNTIFIDPHKNYFDQSNKILNSKSDLESERNQQKNLVQSDEEIPRIFKSNNIYSRSELSRYQPSQCQQSCAPSQFGRQLSQEMQISQEDFRLSMKDAQQFRSMKPSLKKPGQKLFKRKSTTFNNEPYYIFHYTKSQNKRQLFECRLQFWSTRIESIEFFTYFLKKGCNPFLIQYQGFNCLHIAANKGKYNILRFILENEYKYKELEELKEKQPYITEEELTKTQQSKVIFNKNNAFNMMTDLNPSNALHLAIEINNYECMKILVENGVSVDVLNHRCLKPFELTFDTKMVKFYENQYLKKNEQSFNFMGYMYVLQTKGSLDVNQDIVMLQLQNIRQSLQQNDMDFEFIVINTPNYNCLRNQQENKMKHHYYVLKLTANTIYKLADKYEIECYHFTKKHLAKFKYRDYDHYEFPKPLQIQSLIVNTLNEEFDLDKFILEGLVISHFPLEDNSKQQKVDQLWKELQYNCIRDTIRFETHQFSLRPLNSIAAYYGPVIAWYISFNVQIVGWLIIPALVGSAIQLYQLFADKVHASILPAYALFMSLWATLFMEKWKNRESEFKYIWDMHKFKQQEPQRVMYTGEYVINQCTNKIGIYDYFTTFKRRLIVEFPVILLGISIIVVSFFAFNIWQSNQDPNNIYMPIIINSLNGVGMTVFCDLYKRLCKSVVNWENHKFDLAMQYSYVLKVFLFEFLISYISVVYAVLFKSDQTQLTLSVASIIITRGLISNLTSNCMPFLFYKYLKWGLEGQFDKFQDYCKDFKICELQYVNDKLPLQDQIKFMQIMEDSHNKQPQKELYNEYTSIAIQFGYTTMFSPAFAAAPLFFLLNQYINLQFSIYNYQNVLKRERAQAADSIGIWLSIFEIMNYCSTFMNCIVIGIVNKSEFEKLIGDTDPLFQTLVLAAIEHILLLIKYILGAAIPDCPYWVSKELRKYAFLEGKSAKIQEDSQNTF; from the exons ATGTATAAGATAACCCAAACTCAATTACTAGAATGGGTCAAAGATGGTAACGCATAAACTTTGGCAGTTTACTTTCGTGAAAATCTAGCTGGCAATTAACAAGGACTTTAACACTTTTTCAAGATGATTGATAACTAGAAACGCAATGTAGTCCATTGGGCTGCCTATTTCGGATAATTGGAATTAGTGGAAAATTGGCTACAATCCTACTCTTAATACATAGATCTTAATAAGACCGATATGCATCATTACACTCCTTTAGAATTAGCGAGCATTAAAGG CTTCATGAAAGAACAAGACTccttgatttaatttagcCTAATCAAACTGTTAATCGAGAATAAGGCTGTAGTCCGACTTGATAATCCATATTAAAGAGCTACTCCACTTCATTGGGCATATTATTATGGAAACACggagttaattaaattcctCTTGTCAAATTACCCCGATTTACAATACCAATTCGACTAATTTGGCATGTATCCTGTCGATTATTTATTCTTGGAAAACAGACCTTAGGaatatta GAGGAACTACAAAGGCATTTTTATTGCAACAGTTGTGGAATATGCATAAACAGTCTACAATCaccaatttaaaaatctccGAAACCTCAATACTTAAATGACTATGACTCTTAGATCTCAGTCATTAAAGTCGCAAGGCAATGATAGTAGAGATAGATTGCAATTGAAAGAACCTGCTAATGAAATTGACAGTGAATCTGAAGAAAGaacctaaaattatttacatgCAGGTTTGACTACGATGACCTTAATGTCAAAGGTTCGATAAACATGTACTATGTCTCAAAAAAGAGATTCCTTAACTTCTAGActaagttaataatttaagtaaatcaAAGAGAGAATGACAAAGTtaccaaataaaaatataccCAATGAAATTCCATTTGATGATTCCTAATAAGAACTTAATGAACCAGAAGCAGAAAAAATTCCTACtgttaaaataatgtaaCCAACcaatacaatatttattgatcctcataaaaattattttgattaatcaaataaaatactcAATTCTAAAAGTGATTTGGAAAGtgaaagaaatcaataaaaaaatctgGTTTAATCAGATGAAGAAATTCCTCGTAtctttaaatcaaataatatttattcacgCTCCGAATTATCTCGATATTAACCATCATAATGCCAATAATCATGTGCACCTTCTTAGTTTGGAAGGCAACTTTCTCAAGAAATGCAAATATCCTAAGAGGATTTTAGATTGTCGATGAAGGATGctcaataatttagatcGATGAAACCCTCATTAAAGAAACCAGGatagaaattattcaaaagaaaaagtacaacttttaataatgaacCTTACTACATCTTTCATTATACAAAGAGTTAAAATAAGAGGTAATTGTTTGAGTgcagattataattttggtCAACAAGAATAGAGTCTATAGAATTTTTTACATACTTTTTAAAAAAGGGATGTAAtccatttctaatttaatattaaggaTTTAATTGTCTACATATTGCAGCAAACAAAGGGAAATACAATATTCTAAGATTTATATTAGagaatgaatataaatacaaaGAGCTAGAAGAACTGAAGGAGAAACAACCTTATATTACCGAAGAGGAATTGACTAAAACTCAGCAGAGCAaagttatatttaataaa aataatgcCTTCAATATGATGACTGATTTGAATCCTTCGAATGCCTTACATTTAGCAATTGAAATCAACAATTATGAATGCATGAAGATTTTAGTGGAAAATGGGGTTTCAGTTGATGTCTTAAACCATAGATGTTTAAAACCTTTTGAACTTACCTTCGATACTAAGATGGTCAAATTTTACGagaattaatatctaaaaaaaaatgaacaaagttttaatttcatGGGATATATGTACGTTCTTTAGACAAAGGGATCCTTAGATGTTAATCAAGATATTGTTATGTTACAATTACAGAATATTAGATAatctctttaataaaatgatatggACTTTGAATTCATAGTAATCAACACtccaaattataattgtcttaggaattaataagaaaataagatGAAACATCATTATTACGTGTTGAAACTAACAGCAaatactatttataaattagcGGATAAATATGAGATTGAATGCTATCATTTTACTAAGAAA CATCTAgccaaatttaaatatcgaGATTATGATCATTACGAATTTCCTAAACCTTTGCAGATACAATCCCTTATTGTTAATACATTGaatgaagaatttgatttagacaaatttattttagaggGTTTAGTGATATCTCATTTTCCCCTTGAAgacaattcaaaataataaaaagttgaTTAGTTATGGAAAGAGCTCCAATACAATTGCATCAGAGACACAATCAGATTTGAAACTCACTAGTTTTCATTAAGACCATTAAATTCCATAGCAGCATATTATGGACCTGTGATTGCCTGGTATATCTCTTTTAACGTTTAAATTGTAGGCTGGCTTATAATTCCAGCTCTAGTTGGTTCTGCTATTCAATTGTATCAGCTGTTTGCTGATAAAGTTca TGCTTCCATTTTACCAGCCTATGCTTTATTTATGTCACTTTGGGCAACATTATTCATGGAGAAATGGAAAAATAGAGAATCTGagtttaaatatatttgggATATgcataaattcaaataataggAGCCTTAAAGGGTTATGTATACTGGTGAATATGTTATCAATCAATGtacaaataaaataggaatctatgattattttacaaCGTTTAAAAGAAGGCTGATAGTTGAATTCCCAGTAATATTGTTAGGGATATCTATTATAGTAGTGAGCTTCTTTGCCTTCAACATTTGGTAATCAAACCAAGATCCAAACAATATCTATATgccaataataattaattctcttaATGGAGTAGGCATGACTGTCTTTTGCGACCTATATAAACGCTTATGCAAATCAGTGGTTAATTGggaaaatcataaatttgatttagcAATGCAATACTCTTATGTTTTAAAAGtgtttttatttgaattcttaatctCCTACATCTCTGTCGTCTATGctgtattatttaaatcagaTCAGACCCAATTAACTTTATCAGTAGCCAGCATAATTATTACAAGAGGATTAATCTCCAATTTAACCAGCAATTGCATGccttttttattctataaatatctGAAATGGGGTCTCGAGggttaatttgataaattttaggattattgtaaagatttcaaaatttgtGAATTGTAGTATGTAAATGACAAGTTGCCCCTTCaagattagattaaatttatgcaAATAATGGAGGATAGCCATAATAAGTAACCATAAAAGGAATTATATAATGAGTATACTAGTATAGCCATTCAATTTGGATATACAACTATGTTTTCTCCTGCCTTCGCTGCTGCTCCACTTTTCTTTCTGTTAAATCAATACATCAACCTACAATTTTCCATCTACAACTACTAAAATGTGCTAAAACGAGAG AGAGCTTAAGCTGCTGATTCAATTGGAATTTGGCTATCCATTTTTgagattatgaattattgttCTACCTTCATGAATTGCATAGTGATAGGGATCGTAAATAAatctgaatttgaaaaattgattgGGGATACCGATCCCTTATTTCAAACTTTAGTACTAGCAGCAATAGaacatattttattacttattaaatatatcctTGGAGCTGCCATTCCTGATTGTCCTTATTGGGTATCCAAAGAATTAAGGAAATATGCATTTTTAGAAGGAAAGAGTGCTAAAATTCAAGAAGACAGTCAAAATACtttctga